GACGGTTCGAGCGGGAAGACTGGATCGTGCTCTCCTCATTCGTCGAGCGGCTTCCTTCGCTGCTGCCTGCCAAGCGTCAGCAGTTCGCGGAGACGATCGCGGCGAAGCTGGCGCATAAGCTGGAGCTGGAGCAATCACTGTACGAAGCGGCTCCAACAGGCTTTCTTATTGCGTTGTACGAGCAATTTTCAGAAGAATGGACGCTTTAAGTGTAGGCTTGCTTGCTATTCCCCAAGCATTGTGTTAAGATAATAATAATTGTTATGAAGAAACGCCGTTCACATGTTGAAAAGGGTGTCATTCTCGTAATGATACCCTTTTCAATGTGTGAATTTTTTTATCAGACATTGGTGAATACTATAGCTAGTGTTCATCGGCGTCAACTTCGGTGCCGTCCATTTCTAAGCCTTCAAGCGGATGAATGGGCGGGATAGAAAAAAGGAACATGTTAATTTAACTTTGGAGGTTTTCCAACATGCAAACAGGAACAGTGAAATGGTTTAACGCAGAGAAAGGCTTTGGCTTCATCGAGGTAGAAGGCGGCAACGATGTATTCGTACACTTCAGCGCGATCCAAGGCGAAGGCTTCAAGACGTTGGACGAAGGTCAAAAGGTTCAATTCAACGTTGTTCAAGGCAACCGTGGACCACAAGCTGAGAACGTAGTTAAAATCTACTAATCTCATCTGACTTCAAAAGCCGTACTCGACTGTCAAACAGTCGAGTACGGCTTTTTCGCATTCACAAACACAAAACAAAAAAGCGCCCTCGCGGGCGCGTAAGATGCAACGTCTATACGTGAACAGCTTCCTCGTATGTACCGTGAATGAGCTGCTTCAGCTGCGCGTAGAGCAGGTCCGGGGATTCTGCGCAGACGACGCCGGCTTTGCCGACCTTCACGATGCACTGCTTCGAGCATTGCTTGCAGCAGCCGATACAATCCTTCTTCTTATGCTCGAGCTCCGGGAATTCTTCCTTTAGTGATTTGAACACAGACTTTGAGCCTTGCTTGAAGTTTTTGCAGCAGTACTTAAGTTTCATCGGGCTTCCCTCCGGATTGTCCGCTTGCTCGGTAATGATAATCATTCTCGATTATTATATAAGCAGAAGCGAGCTTCTGTCAATGTATACTTTCGTACAGATTACTTGCATGATGAGCTTGTACGTATATAGGCTGGGCTCGCATCGTATTGTAGGGTGTGACACCCGGGCACACTAGTTCAGAGGCTTGTCGGTCTAGGAGGGAGAAGATGGAACAGCCATTGCATGAACGAAGAATCGAAATTGAAGGTGTATTCGAAATTCCGCAGCACGTATCGCATGAGCAGTTTAAGGCAGAGCTGTACAACCTATTTCAGACACGGGGATGGGACTTCAAGGGCTACACGGCAGACATTACGAGCGGTCGTGCAGAGGGACGGCTAAGCTGAGCTGCGAAGCGTGCGACTAGCATATAGCTCTATAGCTCCAGTCAATAGCCGCCCTCAGGTAGGCTCAACTCGACGATACGAGACTAGCATTTAATGAGCTGTTGGATTTCATCCAGCAGCTTCCGTGCATACTGTACGTTGTCCGCAGCGGTACGAGAGACTTCCCTTCTTCCAGCCAAGGCATCGGGGCTTGCTGACTGAACATGCTCATGTAAGCCTACACCTCATTGCGATATTTTACCAACATACACAGCATAAAAAACCGAAATGACAAGCGATCGCTCGCTAGTGCATTTCGGTTCATGTTCGGCTCGTCTCGGTGACGTCCGGTCCATTCCCACCACGTAAAGGTTTTGGATTTGATACAAATAGGATGACACTCTTGTCGCGTTGAAAATCCCAATCGACAAAAGAATCGACGACGCGCTTCTGCAGGAGTTCGAGCAGCACCCGCTCGGAAGGTGACAAAAAATTACGTAAATAAATGCTGATGTACGTATGCCCGATGGACACGATTCAGGTCCTTTGCCGAAGCTATCGCGCAATAATTTACCGACGTAGCTCGAAATCATTTGCTGCAGCTGCTGCAGCTGTGTCTGAGTAGAGGTCTCCATGTCGATTCTGTCACCTGCTTTACAATAGATACAAGGATCAGCATTCATTACCGCTCCTCGGGTTAGTATGCGCAGCAGGCGCTGGACGAAGCCCTTCAGGGAGGTTAGCGGATTGCGTATTTCATGCGCGATACCGGCCGCGAGTACCCCGATCATGGTCAGCTTCTCCGTCTGCTCGAGCTGCTCCTTTAGCTCGGCGGCTTTATCTGATCCGCTGCGTTGCTGAGCTTGCTGAACACGAGTCCAGAGCCTATAGAGTACACCTAGCAGATAGCATCCCCTATTGGAAAAAGCATGTCACCTATATTTCCCATCATTGGCGAGCCTTATTTGAGCTTTGTTGATCTGTAAGGAGCAGTCCTGAAAATATCGTACCAATTTTTATCAAAATGTGTGGAACACTACAGCAATCCATCTGCGAAAAAGGTAACATATGGTTCGTGCTCATAGAAGTGAAAGAACATATCGAGAGGAGAGTACGAATCATGATGTACAGTTGGATACAAAGACAAGGAGGGCGCATGCTCTCCATGCTGCTAGTGCTCGCACTCGCTATGTCGAGCGTCGGACTTAGCGTCCTGACGCAGCAAGCTTCGGCAGCGGAGGCGGTCCAGACCGCCGTGACGATCGCAAGTGAGCTTGAGGCAGGCGCAGCAGCCCCGGTTCAGGTTCACCTGACCGCTGACAAGTCGCTGAACGTGCTGGTGGACGTCGAAATATTCGACGCGAGCTTCAAGAAGGTGCACCAGATGTTCACCGATAACGTTAATCTTCCCGCAGGGCAATCGGTGTCCGTACCGTTCACCTGGAACGTACCGGCACAGCTTGCGCCAGGCAGCTATATCGTCAGCATCGGCGTGTTCGGAGCAGGCTGGAGCGGGATGCACAAGTGGCATGCGGGTGCTGGCAGCTTCACGGTGAAGAAGGGGTCGCAGCAGCCTGCGATCCATTTCACCGGTGCGATCCAGGCGGCTCCAGCGAGCGTCACGGTCGGCGGTACCGTCGCTCTGCAGGCAACCGTTACGGCGGCTGCCTACGCGGACGCGGTGATCGAGCTCAGCCTGCTTGATCCTGCTGGCGTTAAGGTGCATTCGGTGAGCACGCCCAAGTCGTTCGCGGATGGAGAGACGGCGTCGTTCCCGACGTCGTGGACGGTGCCGCAGCAAGCGCAGCCGGGCACCTATCGTGCGGAGCTTACCGTATGGAAGCCCGGACAGAGCACTCGCTACGAGAGCGGCTCCGCATCGGCGCCGGTTCAAGTGAAGTCGGCTGAGCAGCCGGGTGGCGGTCAGCTGAGCGTCAGCCTCGAGACGAGTGCTAACGTGCAGACACAGATGCCAAGCGTCGCGTTCAAGCTGCATAACGAAGGCAAGACCGCGGTCAGCTTGCATGAGGTGATGGCGCGGTATTATTTTACCATCGATCAGGAAAGCGCACTGAAGCTCGACTTCTGGAGCACGGTGGCGAAGGCGAATGTGAAGACGAGGTTCGTCAAGATGCCGATTCCATCAGCGGATGCGGATCATTATATGGAGCTGACGTTCACGAAGGAGGCAGGTACGCTCGCACCGGGCGCTGCTGTTACGGTATCGACGTGGTTCAACAAGACGAACTGGTCCAGCTTCAACCAGACGAATGACTATTCGTACATCAAGGCGAGCAGCTATACGAAGGCGACGAAGGCGCCAGCCTATGTGGCGGGCAAGCTCGTATGGGGAACAGAGCCGACGCTGCTCGATATGCCGGCGTTCCCGTCTAACATTCAGGCTACACCTACAGAGACGACCGTGCAGCTGACATGGGACGCGGTGGAAGGGGCAGACGGCTATGAGGTGTATGCGGACGGCAGTCTGTTCCGCGTGACAGAGCCGATGTACCTCGATCAATGGCTGCGCACCGGAACGCTTCACACATATAAGGTGAGAGCTGTGAAGGGTGACACGTACAGCGTATGGAGCGGGCTGCTGCAGGTGAAGACGCTCGGCGAGCAGATGCTGCCAGCGCCTCGCGGAGTCAGAGCAGAGCGCACGGACAGTTCGATCGCGATCACATGGAAGGCGCTCGAGGAGACCATTACCGGCTACGACATCGAGGTGGACGGAGCGGTCGTCCGTCTAGGTAAGGTGACAGCTTATACCCATAGCGGCCTCACGCCGGGCTCCCAGCATACGTACCGCGTACGTGCGGTAGACGGACAGACGCTCGGTCCTTGGAGCGAGCTGGTGCGGGCGAATACCGTATATGAGCCGAACGGTACGTTCACCGTACAGATGAGCATTGATCCTTCGGCAGAGCGCGCGCCGATCAGCCCATACATCTACGGTACGAACGATGAGCTGACCGGTGAGGAGAATTGGACAGCAAGGCGGATGGGCGGCAACCGTCTGTCGACGTACAACTGGGAGAACAATGCCTCGAATGCGGGCAAGGATTACTTCTGGCGCAGCGACGGCTACATTCCGTGGTTCTACGGCAATATTATGGACCGCTCCCTGTATGACGTTCCGGGCATCGGTGCTACGGCGTTCCATGAGCGCTCGCTGAGCAAGGGCTCGTACACGCTGCTGACGCTGCAGACGGCAGGCTATGTAGCGGCAAGCCGCAGCGACACGTCTGTGACGGAGGAAGCACCTTCTCCGCAGTGGGTCGAGGTGAAGGCGTCCAAGAACGCGCCATTCACGCTGACGCCGGACTTGCATGACGGCAAGGTATATATGGATGAATTCGTTAACTTCATCGTGAACAAGTTCGGACCAGCCTCGTCGGCAACTGGTGTGAAGGGCTTCGAGATCGACAACGAGCCTGCGCTGTGGGGCGAGAACCATAAGTACATGCACCCAGAGCAGACGCGCGGCGTCGAGGTGCTGAACAAGTCGATCGAGCTCGCCAAGGCAGTTAAGAAGGTCGATCCGACGGTTGAGATGTTCGGTCCGGTGTCCTACGGCTTCAGCGAATATTTGATCATGGACAATAAGGCGGAGTGGGAGACGATCAAGGGCAGCTACGACTGGTATCTGGATTATTATCTGGATAAGCTGCGCGTCGCATCGGAGCAGGAGGGTCGTCGCTTGCTCGACGTGCTGGATCTGCATTGGTATCCAGAGGCAACAGACGGCAGTGTAACGATCTCGAATCCGTACGTGGAGAACACCCTTGCGACACATAAGGCACGGGTGCAGGCGCCAAGAACGCTGTGGGATGCAAGCTATACGGAGAACAGCTGGATCGGCCAGTTCTATAGCCGCTTCCTGCCACTCATTCCGCGCCTGCAGCAGTCGATCAACGAGTATAATCCGGGGACGAAGCTTGCGTTCACGGAGTATAACTACGGCGGCGAGAACCATATATCCGGCGGAATCGCAATGGCCGATGTCCTCGGCATCTTCGGCAAGTACGGCGTCTACATGGCGAATTACTGGAAGATGACGTCTCCGGAGAATACGGCTTACTCGTCAGCTGCAACGAAGATCTATACGAACTACGACGGCAACGGCTCGAGCTACGGCGATACGAAGGTGAAGGCAGAGACGAGCGATCCGGAGAACAGCTCGGTCTACAGCTCCGTCTACACGGATAACGACAACAAGCTGCACATGATCGTCATGAACAAAAACTTCGATTACGATATGAGCGCAGTCATCGAGATCAGTGGAGATGCTTCTTACAAATCCGCACGTGTGTTCGCTTATGATGGGGATAGCCCGGTCATTACGGAGCGCGAGGGTGTTGCGCATATTGAAGGCAATACGTTCACTCTGAACGTACCGAAGACGACGGTCGCGCACATTGTGCTCAGCAAGGAATAATCCGAATCGATACTTGTGTGGTGTAAAATGAAACCCGGCCCGTGAGCTACAGCAGCTCACGGGCCGGGTTGTTCATGCTTCCTCCTGCATCGAGACGAGCACCCGACCGCGCATGCGACCGGCGAGGATCGCTTCGAACGCTGCAGGGAGCTCGTGGAGGCCGATGACTTGATGTCCGGCCTTCAGATAAGTGTCCGGCTTCCAGTCGCCGGCAAGTCTTGACCACAGCTCAAGCCGCTTCTCCATCGGACATTGAACAGAGTCGATCCCCAGCAGCTTAATGCCGCGGAGAATGAACGGATAGACGGTTGCGTCGAAGCTGGCTCCACCAGTCAAGCCACTAACTGCTGCCCCGCCGCCATATTGTAGAGAGCCGAGCACGACAGGCAGCGCGCTGCCTCCGACAGGGTCAACCGCAGCGGCCCATCGTTCTCTAAGCAGCGGCTGACCTGCTTGCTTAGTAAGCTCGTCGCGCTCAATGATCTCACTTGCGCCAAGCTGCTGCAAGTACTCGGTCTCATGCAGCTTACCGGACGAGGCGGTGACCTGATAGCCGAGCTTCGCGAGCAGAGAGACGGCGACGCTTCCGACGCCGCCGGTCGCTCCGGTGACGAGAACGTGTCGATCTGTCGCCCGTTGTAGGCCGCAATGCTCCAGCTCCATGACCGATAGAGCCGCAGTGAAGCCAGCCGTACCGAGTAGCATTGCTTCCTTCGGCGTAAGGCCGTCCGGCAGCGGGACGATCCATGACGCTGGCACTCGCGCGAGCTCACTGAAGCCTCCGTCATGCGTCACGCCGAGCTCGTAGCCGGTGACGAGCACTGGCTGTCCGACGGACAGACTGCTGCTCCCTGCATCGATGACCGTACCGGCGAGGTCGATCCCCGGCACGAACGGATAACGCTTGACGACCGGACTGACCGGCATCGCCGCGAGCGCATCCTTGTAGTTAAGGCTGGAATAGTGTACGCGTATGGTGACGTCCTCGGACGAGCCTGGCAGCTGATCAGTCGTCATCTGGCGCACCGAGCCTGATGCGAACTCGGTTGATTTTTCCAGTACATAGGCGCGATATGTATTCATCTCTTAAGCTCCCTCCGCTTGAGTTGAGATCAGTATAGCACAGAAGGAAGCTCATCTCACAAGAGGACCGATGTGAGCGGAACGTTCAGGAGGGTGGGGCGGCTAAGCTGCCTTGTTATAAGGAACACGTATGTGAACAAGAAGTCCGATCAGTACAAGTACAAGCAGAGAGCCAAGCGCGATGCGGCTGGCCACATTGCCGTATTCTGCGAGCGCAAGCGTAATGCTGCCGTACAGTAGCGGCCCGACGATTGACGATACTTTGCCTGAGAAGGCGAATAGGCCAAAGAATTGCCCGCGCTTGTCCTCAGGCGTCAGCTCGACGATGAGTGTACGTGAGGTGACCCACATCGCGCCCATCGCGATGCCGTACAGGCTGCCCGCCGCCCAAAAAACAGGCTCGCTTGTCGCCGTCGATGCTAGAGCGATTGAGCCCATCATTACGATTGCTACGGCCGATACGGCCGTCTTCGCTCCCGTGGCGCGCGTAATGTAGCCGAAGACGAAGGAGCCAATGATGCTGGATACGGTCGATACGAGGTAGAGCAGGATGAACTTGCCGGTCGAGAAGCCGATGACAGTCTTCGCATAGACGCCCATGACAGCAATCGCCGTCGCAACCGCATCGTTGAAGAAGAAATAGGCGATCATGAACAGAAACACGGCTTTATATGTGCGCGCTTCCTTGAACGTCGCTGCAATATCGCGATAGCCACTCAGGAACGATTGCTTCGGCTTGGCCGTGATTGGCTTAGCGGTTGTTTCCTTATACATGAAGAACAGTGGCAGAGAGAAGATGAGGAACAGCAACGCGCTCGGAATGAAGGCGTTATGGAAGCTGCTGCTGCCGACAAGCGGATAGACCGACAGGCCGACTAACGTACCGACGTAACCAACCGCGACGCCGAAGCCGGAGATGAGCGGGAGCTCCTTCTGGCTCCCGAGGTCAGAGATCATCGCATCATAGAAGACGAGACTGGAGCTGTAAAAAAATTTGGCAAGCATGAACGCAATAAGTACCAATGCAAGCGACAGCGGAATGCCGCCCAACGTAAGCTCCGTCTGCCAGTATGACAGTCCGCCCATTACAAGTGTACAGGCGATGCAGGCGATCGCCAGCGGCACAAGGAACGCCTTCTTGCGGCCAGTCCGGTCTATGAGAACGCCGTACAGCGGGGATAGCAGCACAAGAAGGAGGCTGGAGAGTGCGTTCGTGTACGTAATGAACGTGCTGGCGATCTGGTTCATCGTATCGCTGCCGCCTAGTACCTCCTGTAGATAGAACGGGAAGAAGATCGTAATAATATTGGAGGTGAAGATCGTGTTGGCGAAGTCAAACATCGCCCACGCCAAAATCGGCATGGAGAAAAACAGACTCATCGCCTTACGGGAGCCTAGAGCTGGTTCGGTCAGCTGGCTTTTTTCGAGATTCGGCATGGAGTACACTCTTCCTTTTCTATTCATTATCTTCGCTACATCATTCGTCCTAAGCTGTCAATATTCCTTGCGTTTTACATAAATTTAATGCTGGGCTTACTTGCTGTTCTATGTATTCGTCATGATTCAACAATTAGCAACAAAAGTAGTGATGGCATTGTACTAAGGCATTCGGTATAATGAAGGTAAATGTAAGCGTCACCAAATCTTGGGTCAGCTAAGCTCCATGCATATGCTCGATATTCGAATGTAATTTGGGGTTCAGCTTGTAATTTTTAGAAACGGTGATATAATACTTTTTACAAATGTTTGTAACCGACAAAGGCAAACTTGGCGAAAGCTAAGGACGCAAAGCTATAGGGACTACTGTAGGTGTACAAAGTCAGCCAGCTGCCGAAGGACAAGAGATGCACGGTACTCAGGTCCTCTTTAGGCATGAAGAAGGGGGCTATTTGTTTTGCTATGACAACAACATACGCCTGCGCACATACATCCTCGGGAATACAAGTCGATACGCATTATGTTAACAACGAAGTCGAAGAGGAGGTTGTTCACGACGTGAATCCAAAGATTATGGTCGTTGATGATTCACTCTTTATGCGCATGTTATTGAAGAATGTCATTCGTGAGCTCGGGTACGAAGTAACCATGGAAGCCAGTAACGGTGTGGAAGCGCTATCACTATACTCAGATGAAAGACCGGATCTCGTGACCTTGGATATTACGATGCCAGAGATGGACGGATTAACGGCGCTGGAGAAAATTAAAGATCTAAATCCGAACGCAAAGGTGATTATGGTGTCTGCTATGGGGCAGCAGGCTCTACTTATTCGGGCGGTCAGTATGGGGGCGAGCGATTTTATTGTGAAGCCGTTTAGTAAAGACCGTGTGAAGGAAGCGCTGAAGCGGGCATTTGCCGGATAAGACACGCTGTAAGCTAGAATGAATACATGCATGCAAGTGGATTAGGGGAATTCGTATGGGAATGAAATGGGAGCATCTACAGCAAGTCATACAGGTAACCACGGCTGAGCAGCTGCAGCAGTGTCTTCAGGTTCGATCTGAAGTGTTCGTGAAGGAGCAGGGCGTGCCAAGTGAGCTGGAGGTGGACGAGCTGGACGTATCGCCCGATGCGGCTAGGCACTTCCTGATGCTCGATGGCGAGGTGCCGATTGCGGCAGCCCGTTATAAAATGTATGACGCGCACACGGCGAAGCTTCAACGGATCGCGGTGCTGCCTTCCTATCGAGGACAGGGCCTCGGCAAGAGGCTTGTTCAACGGATGGAGGACGATATTCGAAGCAGGGGTATTGGTCGCGTGATGCTGGACTCCCAGACGCATGCAGCGCCGTTCTACACCTCGGCCGGATACAGCATACAGTCGGAGGAGCCGTTCCTGGATGCCGGGATGTGGCACGTTCGAATGACGAAGCAGCTCGCTTCATTTCCCGGGTAAGCGCAGTAATCGACAATATTCAGTCAGTGGACGTCGACCGTTCGTTCCAGATGCTAGAATAGCCGCATTCCATGAGTGGAGTGCGGCTATTGCTATGTCCCGTTAAGGCTTCGCTATAATCTCGAACGGTACAGGGGCAGACGTTGCGAGTACCTTCTCCTTCGAGTCGATCACCTTCACCTCGATCGGCATCGATTGATGCTTGCTCAGCATGGAGACAGGCAACACCGCCTCCAGCTTCTGCTCGCTGCGCCACGTCGTCTTCAGCTTCACGCCTGCGGCATAGACCTTACAGCCGAGCCCGAATCGACCGCCTTCAACGGTCAACGTTATGGGCTTAGCGTCTGGCTTTCCCTTCTGATGCTGAAGCTGCTGAGGCGAGATGCGGTCAATTACCGGCTTGCCATAGCCGAGCGTGAACGCTGGTTCGGCTCCTGACGGCACTGCTCCTAAGGCAGCTGCCTGCTGTAGCTCACGCTCCAGTATCGCTTGCTGCTTCTGCTCATACTCCTTGACTGTCGACTCGTCAATATGCAGCGACTCATATTGCTCCTTGGGCGGCAGCAGCGGCATGCGGGACGCCAGCGCGTTCAAGTAATCGGTATAGTCGTTGCCGTTCAGCTTGGCATGCTTCAGCACGTACGGTCCGAGGAACGAAGGGCTGATGTGCAGGTGGTCCTTCTCTCCGCGCGGCATGTAGTTGTTCCAGACGAGGACGGGCACCTCGTACATTTTGGACCAGAAGTCGGGGTCGTCCTCTCCCTTAATATATCCTGTATCCGTATACGCATCATACTTCTCAAGAGAAGGCAGATGATCCCCGAAGAAGACGAGAATCGTCGGCTCGCGCAGCCGATTCAGCTGGATGACGAGCTCCTGCAGCATCCGGTCAGCTCCGGACGCGCCTTGCGCATACGTCTCGATCAAGCCTAAGCTGCGCTTGGAGGCTCTGCCCTTGACTTCTATCGTATTCGCATCGAATTTGCCCGGCCAATAATGGTAATGGTTCTCCATCGTGTTCGCGAAGATGAAGTCTTGCCCCGGAGTCGCTTCTAGCTGCTCCAGCACACGTAGAGCCACAGCGTGATCGCCAATGTACGGACCGACATATTCATCCGGATTGAAGTATTCGAGGCTAATGAACTGGGAGAAGCCTAGATGCTTATACACATCCGTACTATTGAAGTACCAGCCGTGGAACGGACTGATCGCTGTCGTCGCGTAGCCCTGCTGCTTCAGGAGGCTGGCGATCGAGGCGGTCGGATGCTTGATATATTGCTCATACACAATAGAGCTCTCGGGGAAAAATCGGTACGAGTGTCCAGTCAGCACCTCGAACTCCACATTCGCCGTTCCTCCTCCGAACATCGGCGACAGCATCGTGCCCGACGTATACTGCTTCTGCAGCGCATGATACATCGGTAGCGGATCTCTGCTGAATTGAAGGCCTGGCAGCTGCGTCACGTCCCAGAACGCTTCGCTGAGAACGATAATAATATTCGGCGGCTTCTGAAGCTCCTCGGCCGTCCACTGGACCTCCTCCTCAAGCTCGGTCTCATAGACGTAGGTCGGGCTCGGGGCTGGTAAGTTCCAGCCGGAGGTCGGAATGAAGATAAGAGCAGCAATCCATAA
Above is a genomic segment from Paenibacillus sp. YYML68 containing:
- a CDS encoding MFS transporter, with the translated sequence MSLFFSMPILAWAMFDFANTIFTSNIITIFFPFYLQEVLGGSDTMNQIASTFITYTNALSSLLLVLLSPLYGVLIDRTGRKKAFLVPLAIACIACTLVMGGLSYWQTELTLGGIPLSLALVLIAFMLAKFFYSSSLVFYDAMISDLGSQKELPLISGFGVAVGYVGTLVGLSVYPLVGSSSFHNAFIPSALLFLIFSLPLFFMYKETTAKPITAKPKQSFLSGYRDIAATFKEARTYKAVFLFMIAYFFFNDAVATAIAVMGVYAKTVIGFSTGKFILLYLVSTVSSIIGSFVFGYITRATGAKTAVSAVAIVMMGSIALASTATSEPVFWAAGSLYGIAMGAMWVTSRTLIVELTPEDKRGQFFGLFAFSGKVSSIVGPLLYGSITLALAEYGNVASRIALGSLLVLVLIGLLVHIRVPYNKAA
- a CDS encoding LTA synthase family protein, whose translation is MRKARLLAAGLWIAALIFIPTSGWNLPAPSPTYVYETELEEEVQWTAEELQKPPNIIIVLSEAFWDVTQLPGLQFSRDPLPMYHALQKQYTSGTMLSPMFGGGTANVEFEVLTGHSYRFFPESSIVYEQYIKHPTASIASLLKQQGYATTAISPFHGWYFNSTDVYKHLGFSQFISLEYFNPDEYVGPYIGDHAVALRVLEQLEATPGQDFIFANTMENHYHYWPGKFDANTIEVKGRASKRSLGLIETYAQGASGADRMLQELVIQLNRLREPTILVFFGDHLPSLEKYDAYTDTGYIKGEDDPDFWSKMYEVPVLVWNNYMPRGEKDHLHISPSFLGPYVLKHAKLNGNDYTDYLNALASRMPLLPPKEQYESLHIDESTVKEYEQKQQAILERELQQAAALGAVPSGAEPAFTLGYGKPVIDRISPQQLQHQKGKPDAKPITLTVEGGRFGLGCKVYAAGVKLKTTWRSEQKLEAVLPVSMLSKHQSMPIEVKVIDSKEKVLATSAPVPFEIIAKP
- a CDS encoding acryloyl-CoA reductase — its product is MNTYRAYVLEKSTEFASGSVRQMTTDQLPGSSEDVTIRVHYSSLNYKDALAAMPVSPVVKRYPFVPGIDLAGTVIDAGSSSLSVGQPVLVTGYELGVTHDGGFSELARVPASWIVPLPDGLTPKEAMLLGTAGFTAALSVMELEHCGLQRATDRHVLVTGATGGVGSVAVSLLAKLGYQVTASSGKLHETEYLQQLGASEIIERDELTKQAGQPLLRERWAAAVDPVGGSALPVVLGSLQYGGGAAVSGLTGGASFDATVYPFILRGIKLLGIDSVQCPMEKRLELWSRLAGDWKPDTYLKAGHQVIGLHELPAAFEAILAGRMRGRVLVSMQEEA
- a CDS encoding GNAT family N-acetyltransferase, whose product is MGMKWEHLQQVIQVTTAEQLQQCLQVRSEVFVKEQGVPSELEVDELDVSPDAARHFLMLDGEVPIAAARYKMYDAHTAKLQRIAVLPSYRGQGLGKRLVQRMEDDIRSRGIGRVMLDSQTHAAPFYTSAGYSIQSEEPFLDAGMWHVRMTKQLASFPG
- a CDS encoding glycoside hydrolase family 44 protein, which translates into the protein MLLVLALAMSSVGLSVLTQQASAAEAVQTAVTIASELEAGAAAPVQVHLTADKSLNVLVDVEIFDASFKKVHQMFTDNVNLPAGQSVSVPFTWNVPAQLAPGSYIVSIGVFGAGWSGMHKWHAGAGSFTVKKGSQQPAIHFTGAIQAAPASVTVGGTVALQATVTAAAYADAVIELSLLDPAGVKVHSVSTPKSFADGETASFPTSWTVPQQAQPGTYRAELTVWKPGQSTRYESGSASAPVQVKSAEQPGGGQLSVSLETSANVQTQMPSVAFKLHNEGKTAVSLHEVMARYYFTIDQESALKLDFWSTVAKANVKTRFVKMPIPSADADHYMELTFTKEAGTLAPGAAVTVSTWFNKTNWSSFNQTNDYSYIKASSYTKATKAPAYVAGKLVWGTEPTLLDMPAFPSNIQATPTETTVQLTWDAVEGADGYEVYADGSLFRVTEPMYLDQWLRTGTLHTYKVRAVKGDTYSVWSGLLQVKTLGEQMLPAPRGVRAERTDSSIAITWKALEETITGYDIEVDGAVVRLGKVTAYTHSGLTPGSQHTYRVRAVDGQTLGPWSELVRANTVYEPNGTFTVQMSIDPSAERAPISPYIYGTNDELTGEENWTARRMGGNRLSTYNWENNASNAGKDYFWRSDGYIPWFYGNIMDRSLYDVPGIGATAFHERSLSKGSYTLLTLQTAGYVAASRSDTSVTEEAPSPQWVEVKASKNAPFTLTPDLHDGKVYMDEFVNFIVNKFGPASSATGVKGFEIDNEPALWGENHKYMHPEQTRGVEVLNKSIELAKAVKKVDPTVEMFGPVSYGFSEYLIMDNKAEWETIKGSYDWYLDYYLDKLRVASEQEGRRLLDVLDLHWYPEATDGSVTISNPYVENTLATHKARVQAPRTLWDASYTENSWIGQFYSRFLPLIPRLQQSINEYNPGTKLAFTEYNYGGENHISGGIAMADVLGIFGKYGVYMANYWKMTSPENTAYSSAATKIYTNYDGNGSSYGDTKVKAETSDPENSSVYSSVYTDNDNKLHMIVMNKNFDYDMSAVIEISGDASYKSARVFAYDGDSPVITEREGVAHIEGNTFTLNVPKTTVAHIVLSKE
- a CDS encoding cold-shock protein, whose amino-acid sequence is MQTGTVKWFNAEKGFGFIEVEGGNDVFVHFSAIQGEGFKTLDEGQKVQFNVVQGNRGPQAENVVKIY
- a CDS encoding response regulator, with the protein product MNPKIMVVDDSLFMRMLLKNVIRELGYEVTMEASNGVEALSLYSDERPDLVTLDITMPEMDGLTALEKIKDLNPNAKVIMVSAMGQQALLIRAVSMGASDFIVKPFSKDRVKEALKRAFAG
- a CDS encoding DUF1450 domain-containing protein; translated protein: MKLKYCCKNFKQGSKSVFKSLKEEFPELEHKKKDCIGCCKQCSKQCIVKVGKAGVVCAESPDLLYAQLKQLIHGTYEEAVHV